From the genome of Winogradskyella forsetii, one region includes:
- a CDS encoding DEAD/DEAH box helicase translates to MTTFSDLGIHKSYIKGLKELNIINPTEIQETVIPVLLESKTDLIGLAQTGTGKTAAFGLPVLHAIDQNAPEVQALIIAPTRELVQQIQKQLFRFTKYIDGKIFAEGVYGGEKIDKQIKNLSRTTHIVVATPGRLLDLVERGAVDISKVKILVLDEADEMLSMGFKEDLNKILKFNTSKRNTWLFSATMPDEIKSIIKNYMSPNAVKIEVNKNALVNENISHHFIHTSIKDKVNMIIRILDKRQDERGIIFCRTKAGTKNLAQQLQNEGFAVDALEGDMQQKERDKVMRAFKNESLQVLISTDVSARGIDVNNLAFVLHHQLPEQLDYYTHRSGRTARAGKTGQSIALIIPGDMPKVLEIQKALGITFRELTM, encoded by the coding sequence ATGACAACATTTTCAGATTTAGGCATTCACAAATCATATATAAAAGGGTTAAAAGAACTTAATATCATAAATCCGACGGAAATACAAGAAACCGTAATTCCTGTTTTATTAGAATCCAAAACCGATTTAATAGGTTTGGCACAAACAGGAACGGGAAAAACGGCTGCTTTTGGCTTGCCTGTTTTACATGCCATTGATCAAAACGCACCTGAAGTCCAAGCGTTGATTATTGCACCAACACGCGAATTGGTGCAACAAATACAAAAGCAACTCTTCAGATTCACGAAGTATATAGATGGAAAAATTTTTGCTGAAGGCGTTTATGGCGGTGAAAAAATAGATAAACAAATTAAAAACCTGAGCAGGACCACGCACATTGTGGTTGCCACACCAGGACGTTTGCTAGATTTGGTAGAACGTGGTGCGGTGGATATTTCAAAAGTAAAAATCTTGGTTTTAGATGAAGCCGATGAAATGCTCAGTATGGGTTTTAAGGAAGATTTGAATAAAATATTAAAATTCAACACCTCTAAAAGAAACACTTGGTTGTTTTCTGCAACGATGCCAGATGAAATAAAAAGCATCATAAAAAATTATATGTCGCCAAATGCCGTTAAAATTGAAGTCAATAAAAATGCGTTGGTAAACGAGAATATTTCCCATCATTTTATACACACGTCTATTAAAGACAAGGTGAATATGATTATCCGCATCTTGGATAAGCGTCAAGACGAAAGAGGTATCATTTTCTGTAGAACAAAAGCAGGTACAAAAAATTTAGCACAACAATTACAAAACGAGGGTTTTGCGGTGGACGCTTTAGAAGGCGATATGCAACAAAAGGAACGCGATAAAGTGATGCGTGCTTTTAAAAACGAAAGTTTACAGGTGTTGATCTCAACCGATGTTTCAGCAAGAGGAATCGATGTGAATAATCTGGCATTTGTATTGCATCATCAACTTCCTGAACAACTAGACTATTATACCCATAGAAGCGGAAGAACAGCTAGAGCTGGTAAAACGGGGCAATCCATTGCATTAATCATTCCTGGAGACATGCCAAAAGTTCTAGAAATTCAGAAAGCCTTAGGCATAACGTTTAGGGAACTTACGATGTAA
- the lpxD gene encoding UDP-3-O-(3-hydroxymyristoyl)glucosamine N-acyltransferase, whose product MKSFSIEDINAIINGEVIGETTNQIKGLEQIQKANENQATFIGNRKFAGLWKDSKASLAIVNDTIDIEPGDNRVFIKVKNADLAMAKLLETFTPKAPHFETDIHPSATIDKSAKIGDGSRVGAGAYIGKDVVLGANVTIYPNVTILDDTTIGDHTTVWSGTIIRERSVIGSHCIFHNNVSIGADGFGYRPSDDGRGLVKIPHIGNVVIGNGVEIGANSCVDRGKFSSTILGDGCKIDNLVQIAHNCVLGRSCIMAGSSGLAGSVTLGDGVVIGGSASIKDHTTIHSGATVGAGSGVMNDVPAGKTVLGYPAVDSREMLKQWVALRKLAR is encoded by the coding sequence ATGAAATCATTTTCAATAGAAGACATCAATGCCATTATAAATGGTGAAGTTATAGGCGAAACTACAAATCAAATTAAGGGTTTAGAACAAATTCAGAAAGCCAATGAAAATCAAGCCACTTTTATTGGAAACCGAAAATTTGCAGGCTTATGGAAAGATTCTAAAGCTAGTTTAGCCATTGTTAATGACACTATTGATATAGAACCTGGTGACAATCGGGTGTTTATCAAAGTAAAGAATGCGGATTTGGCCATGGCTAAATTGTTGGAGACGTTTACACCAAAAGCACCACATTTTGAAACCGATATTCATCCTTCAGCAACCATAGATAAATCGGCTAAAATTGGCGATGGTAGTAGAGTAGGAGCTGGCGCTTACATTGGTAAGGATGTGGTTTTAGGCGCTAATGTTACTATCTATCCTAATGTTACCATTTTAGATGACACCACCATTGGAGATCACACGACGGTGTGGTCTGGCACGATAATTAGAGAACGCTCTGTAATAGGAAGCCACTGTATTTTTCATAATAATGTGAGTATCGGAGCCGACGGATTTGGTTATCGCCCAAGTGATGACGGCAGAGGATTGGTAAAGATTCCTCACATAGGGAATGTGGTTATTGGAAATGGGGTTGAAATTGGTGCTAATTCTTGTGTGGATCGCGGTAAATTCAGCTCAACGATTTTAGGGGATGGTTGTAAGATTGATAATTTAGTGCAGATTGCACATAATTGCGTACTTGGACGTTCTTGCATTATGGCGGGAAGTTCTGGACTCGCAGGTTCTGTAACACTTGGAGACGGCGTCGTTATTGGCGGTTCTGCTTCTATAAAAGACCATACGACTATCCATTCTGGAGCCACTGTTGGAGCCGGTTCTGGCGTTATGAACGATGTTCCTGCCGGAAAAACGGTATTAGGGTATCCTGCTGTGGACTCTAGGGAAATGCTAAAGCAATGGGTAGCGCTTCGTAAGTTGGCGAGATAA
- a CDS encoding DUF4251 domain-containing protein — protein MKKSAIYKRLGLLLCIGILGILWNCKSTDITDDENYTADISKLEILLEKDTYYINIDTALPFVTAATQQVANALFLSRTGNTASRIDVMGDGHFITIQNDSVKGDLPFFGERRLSAGPYGGRNGGIAFEGLPSNYEKNLNKKKRKLKIKFTISQNGEPSEHYEVNLNIFPNKNATININSTFKTNMGYTGTLSAEQ, from the coding sequence ATGAAGAAAAGCGCTATTTACAAGAGACTAGGATTATTATTGTGCATAGGTATACTTGGTATATTATGGAACTGTAAATCCACTGACATCACTGATGACGAAAACTATACTGCCGACATCAGCAAGTTGGAAATACTTCTCGAAAAAGATACCTACTACATTAATATAGATACCGCATTACCATTTGTCACTGCAGCAACGCAACAAGTAGCAAATGCGCTTTTTTTGTCAAGAACCGGAAATACTGCAAGTAGAATAGATGTGATGGGAGATGGTCATTTTATAACCATACAAAATGACTCCGTAAAAGGTGATTTGCCATTTTTTGGCGAAAGACGTTTAAGTGCAGGGCCTTATGGTGGTAGAAATGGTGGAATAGCGTTTGAGGGCCTTCCAAGTAATTACGAAAAAAACCTCAATAAGAAGAAAAGGAAGCTCAAGATTAAATTTACAATCAGTCAAAATGGGGAACCCTCTGAACACTATGAAGTGAACCTGAATATATTCCCAAATAAAAATGCCACAATAAACATAAATTCAACTTTTAAGACCAATATGGGCTATACAGGAACATTAAGTGCTGAGCAATAA
- a CDS encoding cold-shock protein, producing the protein MIKGTVKFFNDTKGFGFITEEGSNKEHFVHISGLIDDIREGDQVEFDLTEGKKGLNAINVKVI; encoded by the coding sequence ATGATTAAAGGAACAGTAAAATTCTTCAACGATACCAAAGGTTTTGGTTTTATCACAGAAGAAGGTTCAAACAAAGAACATTTTGTACACATCTCAGGATTGATAGACGATATTCGCGAAGGCGACCAAGTGGAATTCGATCTTACAGAAGGCAAAAAAGGATTAAACGCCATAAACGTAAAAGTTATTTAA
- a CDS encoding adenylate/guanylate cyclase domain-containing protein — translation MLKRHKSGYIGCILFMYTAILCGQDQQSADSLISVYNSGSYNSSPYKLLNEISKEETNPQIAIKYAKMHSKLAHQNSNYFELHRALLNIGNANYFSGNYTMALKSYLESLDHANKTEDLIGQATLHISIADTYMMLEDKKNTFIYYEKGIKLLRKTEDEYNLASALFNSGDWDIENRKYDQALLKFEESKAIFEKLDYPLGMAYNIGNIGVIYAENGQNKLAEQIINESIAILEDYEDYYAISDYLTSLAEISNARSDYVKAIDYAKQSLDLATQYELLEQISISNLKLSNYYENIGDTKTSLHHHKEYYKYRDSILNLDAVRNTAEMQRKFDVAQEQDKTIISEQKRKTERMALWSTLGVLFLIGVLAYGLFKKNKFVRKTNKIIAFEKDRSDKLLLNILPEETAQELKDKGRVVAKQFPSATVLFSDFKGFTSYAENLSPEQLVQTIDYYFSKFDLIMEKYGLEKIKTIGDAYMAVGGLSYDNVDQAKEMVLAAKEMNEFVAQAKNDDTTTATFDIRIGINTGPVVAGVVGTKKFAYDIWGDTVNIASRMESNSEPGRINISEHTYEIIKHDFDCEYRGEIAVKNRGDLKMYFLNA, via the coding sequence ATGCTTAAGAGGCATAAATCAGGTTATATTGGCTGTATACTATTTATGTATACGGCCATTTTATGTGGCCAAGATCAGCAATCTGCGGACAGTCTAATTTCAGTTTATAATTCTGGTAGTTACAATTCTAGTCCATATAAATTATTAAACGAAATCTCAAAAGAAGAAACCAATCCTCAGATTGCTATTAAATATGCCAAAATGCATTCAAAATTAGCGCATCAAAATAGTAATTATTTTGAATTACATAGAGCATTACTAAACATAGGAAATGCCAATTATTTTTCTGGAAACTACACAATGGCTCTTAAGTCTTATTTAGAAAGTCTTGACCATGCCAATAAAACAGAAGATTTAATTGGCCAAGCTACTTTACATATTTCCATAGCAGATACTTACATGATGCTTGAAGATAAAAAAAACACTTTTATTTACTATGAAAAAGGTATTAAGTTACTACGTAAAACTGAAGATGAATATAATCTTGCTTCTGCATTATTTAATTCGGGAGATTGGGATATTGAGAATAGAAAATATGATCAAGCCCTTTTAAAATTTGAGGAATCAAAAGCCATTTTTGAAAAATTAGATTATCCTCTAGGTATGGCTTATAACATTGGTAATATTGGCGTAATATATGCAGAAAATGGTCAAAATAAACTAGCTGAACAAATAATAAATGAGAGTATTGCCATTTTAGAAGACTATGAGGACTATTATGCTATTTCTGATTACCTAACGAGCCTAGCAGAAATTTCTAATGCTCGCAGTGATTATGTGAAAGCTATCGATTACGCCAAACAAAGTTTGGATTTAGCAACACAATATGAATTACTAGAACAGATTAGTATTTCAAATTTAAAACTTTCAAACTACTACGAGAACATAGGAGATACAAAAACTTCATTACACCATCATAAAGAATACTATAAATATAGAGATAGTATCCTCAACTTGGATGCGGTAAGGAATACTGCAGAAATGCAAAGAAAATTTGACGTTGCGCAAGAACAAGACAAGACCATTATTTCAGAGCAAAAACGAAAAACCGAACGTATGGCGTTATGGTCAACACTTGGTGTTCTTTTCCTAATCGGTGTATTAGCTTATGGTTTATTTAAGAAGAACAAATTTGTTAGGAAAACCAATAAAATCATAGCTTTTGAAAAAGACCGTTCCGATAAATTATTACTCAATATTCTACCAGAAGAAACCGCTCAAGAACTTAAAGATAAAGGCAGAGTAGTGGCGAAGCAATTTCCTTCAGCTACGGTTTTGTTTTCAGATTTTAAAGGCTTTACAAGCTATGCAGAAAACCTTTCTCCAGAACAATTGGTGCAAACCATAGATTATTATTTTTCTAAGTTCGATTTAATTATGGAAAAATACGGTCTCGAAAAAATTAAAACCATTGGTGATGCTTATATGGCTGTTGGTGGTTTAAGTTATGATAACGTTGACCAAGCCAAAGAAATGGTATTGGCGGCTAAAGAAATGAATGAATTTGTAGCCCAAGCAAAGAATGATGATACGACCACGGCCACTTTCGACATCCGAATTGGCATCAACACAGGACCTGTTGTTGCTGGAGTGGTGGGCACCAAAAAGTTTGCTTATGACATTTGGGGAGATACCGTTAATATTGCGTCACGTATGGAAAGCAATTCTGAACCAGGACGTATCAATATTTCAGAACATACCTATGAGATTATCAAGCATGATTTCGATTGTGAATACAGAGGAGAAATTGCGGTGAAAAACAGAGGAGATTTAAAAATGTATTTCCTAAACGCTTAA